In Gossypium raimondii isolate GPD5lz chromosome 12, ASM2569854v1, whole genome shotgun sequence, a single window of DNA contains:
- the LOC105764899 gene encoding uncharacterized protein LOC105764899, which produces MGIIRSSFSFIAGTACGIYVAQNYNVPNIKKLVDSAFFVAKHVEEKYRKPKNKDDD; this is translated from the coding sequence ATGGGCATAATAAGAAGCAGCTTTTCGTTCATCGCAGGCACAGCTTGCGGGATTTACGTTGCCCAAAACTACAACGTCCCCAACATAAAAAAGCTGGTTGACTCCGCCTTCTTCGTAGCCAAGCATGTTGAAGAGAAGTACCGCAAGCCCAAGAACAAGGACGACGACTAG